The Toxorhynchites rutilus septentrionalis strain SRP chromosome 1, ASM2978413v1, whole genome shotgun sequence genome contains the following window.
AGaaatgtgtcattttttcaaaaaagctaattggctttaatttaatatagcgatcatcagaatcggtccagtagatcaaaagtagaaattttttaaaaaaagtcattttttggaaagaaagtaaaaaatgatttttggaataTCGGctcactttgaaaaattattactcaaaaacgaaaagaaaaacGCCTCtgttttcgacatatgttatgtaacGAAAATAAGATAAAAAATCCTCTGGGAATCGGAATAGGAAGTGACCACTTCCATGACAAGACTTACGTGACCTGAGCACCAGAAAGTTGGatattaaaaataacatttcaaaagAACTAAAAGAATGATTCACTAGCAAACTGAGAAATTCGTACATAGCATTGGAACACTTGCGTCCTTCTAGTATAATAGTGCCTTAATTTTAAAAAGAGTTCCGGCATTCGTAAGCTTCATATATTGTTTGTGGCGGAAAGTTTTCAACCGAATATCGGGTAATGGATAGTAATAATAATGAATAATCTCGATAATCGCGACGAATCTAGTTTACTTTTCAAAACGTTAAAAGATTACATTAACTCATTCGGAGGAAATAAAGTGTTgcagaaatcagaataaatttcatatcGTGTTTCTATTGTACTGATATTTTTGCCATTGATAATAGTTTGCAGATCGAATAATCTTCGATGTTCAAAGATTTATCACTTTTGCCGAGGTTCTGCTATAGCTGGGTGAACTATTTTGTGAATGGTTCCAAAATCAGTTTGTTTCCGAAACTTGTCAGTTTTTAACAAAAGAAACTACATCCTCAAACCCTTGTATTAATATGATGGATAGCTGCTCTGCGCATCATTGAGGGGATTAAATTTTCTgtgataattgaataatgagctTTTTCTACAAATGCCGAATGCAGTATCTATTGCTCAACCTGTACCTGTGaataattcgaaatataaaactaATCTACCGAGGAAAATTAGAATCCGCGATCATGTTAAATTCAGAAACACTGAACAATGCGCTAAAAAATGTTGAAGGATgtattattttagattttttgactATTCGAGTCTTGGAACCATGTTTATGGTTCCATGTCAAACTTGTTCATGATTCCAGCTCGTGAAACTCGAATAGTTTTTCTGTAACTCGAAGAAGAAAGAATGTGTCACAGTGTCACATGTTATCAGTATAGAAAATGGGCAATTAGAAAGGATTGAGGATATTGATTTTTAAGGAAGATGAAGAAGATGCATACAGATATCAACTggaaataacaactctgaaataTGTGATCACATAACATCAGCACTGCcctaatctcgcaaagtgacgcaagcgtcaaaaatgacatttttttttagatcGATAAAGtataccaaatcctttcaaacaaCTGGGaaattttacagaaatgtgaaaaaaatgaccccgtaaaagcttgaaaaagGAGTGGCTTATGATTCCAGCTCGTGAAACTCGAATAGTTTTCCTGTAACTCGAAGAAGAAAGAATGTGTCACAGTGTCACATGTTATCAGTATAGAAAATGGGCAATTAGAAAGGATTGAGGATATTGATTTTTAAGGAAGATGGAGAAGATGCATACAGATATCAACTggaaataacaactctgaaataTGTGATCACATAACATCAGCACTGCCCTAATCTTGCAAAGTGCgtaaaaattgacattttacttttttttatagatcgataaagtataccaaatcctttcaaacaactgcgaaattttacagaaatgtgaaaaaacgaccccgtaaaagcttgaaaaagGAGTGGCGCAAGCACCTGTTCCGCTGTGATGcggcgtaagcgccatttcctCTATGAAGGGACGTAGTTTGATTGTTATGCGAAGTTATTTTTTGATCTGTTCTGATAGCACAGgatgaacgagcagggacagcaaattcCACATCTTCCGTAATGGACGTTCAGCATACTGAGAGTCACATGCTTTCTTCtttgtagaacttttttttttcgaaaagctcgtcatgccaaatattttaatcaaaaacattccattcccatgcagtgctacatttataatagaaatgtaattttaaaaccacaaatcatgtacttagaAGCTCTGTTTGTATCTTGTCGAATATATAAATTCGTATAATCAAACTCAGCTTAAAGGAAAtaacagcgattaaaatttgttgtttccacaacaaactggcgttggtaacatagcttaaataaaactacgttttttcaaaaatcaagccgatggtaatgtttttccatcaagtgtacacaatttgtacagatcaaatttccgtaatgtacgcgtatgccgattatacatgcaattttacgaaaAGTATCGTACTGAGGATTCTTACCTCTGGTGCTTGCGTCACTTTGTGAGATTACGGCAGAGCAGAAGACGATTCACACAGAATGACAGTAAATAAATCGTGttataaaatatttaaatattttgcaAACAAtgcagatttttcatccacccGTTCagtcagagcgaaccaagtTCATTCTTTAATATAATCAAAATGTGTACCTCAGCCTCATGAACATAATACGATTAATTCACATTCTCATCTCTTATGGCTTTCTTATGGCATGCAATAGAAACATTCAtgtctttgaaaaaatagtagtTGATAGTTGAAATGTAGATCCAGCATACAGTCCCAAACAAGTCCTTAAAATAAATCAAGCCTCTCGAGTAAAAATGGGACgcattttaatgaaaaataattcagAATCAGAGTCATTGAAAAAGTGTTATTTCGTGTTCTCAACTTAATCTCGCCTGATATGCTCCTATTCCTGCTAAGCATTTCCGTCCAGAGTTATCCAACAAGAGcagtttttttataattttatttgcgataatgaatgaaataataaaacacgGGTTTTCACTTTAAATAAACCTGAACAAATCCACAATCCACTTACTGAATCATATAATGAGCTTGAAAAACATGATTGCTTAATTTTTGTTTAATCAGGCATGCGGATGAGATTTGATTCTAGTAACTTTATATCTTAATTTGTCTTACATTGAATTAATTGTAGAGTTTCGATTGCATAGAAGAGTCGCATTATGGATTCGTGGTTCAACTCAGAAGCTGATCATAAAGGGTATCCGGAACATGCTCAAAATATGTTTGGATGTGATCAATGAGGTTCTGGTCAGTTATTCTAATAAATGAAACTTTCTGAATTCTGAGTAAGTAGAGGGGGGTCCGTATCTCCTAAACCCTACATCCAACTCACAATTTGTTGCTGAGAAACACACcgtccaattttttttatcatatgtGGAACTTGGAAACaataaagtaaaaatattttcgcAATTTGGGTTTCaacaattaatttttaattgacaacacaatattattaaattttcatttttgagagcCGGAAATTTCATGAAATCATTCGGGAAAAAGTCGGAAAAAATGTGGGAATTCTAAAACTGAAATTGAGTGGCCACCCTGCATATTGGAGATAAAACACACATTTTTTAGTGCAAAAAACCTGTTTCGAATATATCACGTTTCCATTTTACcacgcgaaatttttttttgagcgtgatataatcgagacgcaACTGTATATGTAAATTTtagagaaatttaaaaataaacagaagGAAATTTATTCAGTGTGGAACCGtgtgaaaaatagaaaatgtcTCGTATTGTTTATATCTAAATGGCACTGATGTTCGACCAAATTATTCTTCGACAGTGAGGAATTTCATCACGCGCTGGCCCCAACTTATCACAATGAGCAGGAGCTGAAAACTGTAGTGCAGAAGTTGAGCAGTTATCCTACGAGCGTTATCCAATGTCGCCAAGATCTCGTTACCATTCACAACATTCCCGATAACGGCTTTCATAATTTGCCCAATGCCGGCCCGACCCCCATCAGGATAAAGTCAGAGATAATGGAAGATCACGACCCGCCGGATAGTGATAACATGTTTGACCCAATAGATGTCGACCCTATAGCAGTCTTAGGTCCATCGGAACAGAAAGCTGGAATGCAAATCAAGGGGGAAAACGGAGAGCTATTCTTCATCAACGAAATGGACGATGAAGGCGACAATGCGTTACTAGTTCCGATGActagaacaaataaaaaagggaaaaaagatTCCGGTGGTTCGAAGAAAAAAGTTAGCTCGCCTTCAGCGAGTCGTAAACGTAAGAAAACTATCGCGGACGACGGTTTGATGGAAGAGGACGACAATGCATTACTGGTTCCGGTCACTAGAACAaacaaaaagaggaaaaaagacTCGAAaggttcaaagaaaaaaattcgctCGCCTTCAGTTCGGCACAAACGTAAGAAAAGCGACGCGGACGATGGTTTGATGGAAGAAGGTGACAATGCATTACTAACTCCGATtactaaaaaaaagaaaaaaaagaaaaaagattcgAAAGATTCACGGAGAAAAGTGCGCTCATCTTCACTCCGTCATAAACGTAAGAAAAACGTCGCGGACGATGACCCGATGGAAGAAGGTGAAAATGCATTGCTAACTCCaatcactaaaaaaaataaaaagaagaaaaaagattCGAGTGGTTCCAAGAAGAAAAATCGCTCGTCTTCAGTCCGTCATAAACGTAAGAAAAGCTTGACGGACGAAGATTGGACGAAAGATGATGACAGTCCATTGAAAAGTCCGGTTGATAAAAAACGTAAACGAAGAAAAAGGGACTTGgatgattcgaagaaaaaagtaCGCTCTTCATCAGTGCGTCGCAAACGTAAGAAAAGCATCGCGGACGAAGATTTGGTGACGGAAGACGATAATCCATTACAGAGTCCGttgaaaaaatccagaaaatcttCAGTCCGCCATAGACGTAAGAAAGACGACGTGAACAAAGGTTTGATAAAAGTTTGAAATGTGGTTATATATTAAAATTGACTGATAATTTATTTCAGAAGAGGATCCGctcaaatgtaaaaaatgtgaACAAGTTTTTACCTCAAAACCCGAACTCAAACTGCACGGCAAAACTCACGTGGGTGGGtcggaaaaaaagttttattcaaTGAACCATTCAGCATAATCGTTTCTTTGCAGTTGAACGTTTCTATACTTGTCCACAGTGTCCGAAAGGGTTTAAGAATTCTGCGAAGCTCAAACAGCACATTCGAAttcatacgggttggtaaaaTAATGTTTCACTGCAATGGGCTATCCAGCAGAGTCTTTTCTTTGCAGGTGAATGTCCCTTCgcttgtccacattgtccgaaagCGTTTAACCAAAAGACAACGCTCCAACGACACATTCTAATTCATACGGGTTGGTACAAAAAATGTTATACCACATTGAACTGTTCAGCAGAGTCATTCCTTTGCAGGTGAACGACCCCATATTTGTCCCCACTGTCCGAAAACGTATAAGGACCGTACACTACTCCATTACCACATTCGAtctcatacgggttggtaaaGTGTGTTTTACTATAATTGACCATTCAACAGGGTCATTTTatttgcaggtgaacgtccctatCCTTGCCCACATTGTCCGAAGAAGTTTAAGAATTCTACAACGCTCAAATCGCACgttcgaactcatacgggttggtatAGAATGTTTTACTGTAACGAACCATTCAGCAGAGTCATTTCTTTGTAGGTGAACGTCCTTATCTGTGTACACAATGTCCGAAAACGTTCAGTAATTGTTCAGCGCTCCAAACGCACGTTAGAACTCATACAGGTTAGTGAAGAAAGTTTGACCAATTTAATGAACCATTAAAATCAGGCTGTTTCATTCGTTCCTTTGCAGATGAGCATCCGTATACCTGTCCGCATTGCTCCAAAAACTTTAAGGTAGCTTCAGCGATGCGATTGCACATCAGGGTGCACACCGACGAGAGGCCATATGTTTGCGAGCTCTGCGGGAAGGCATTTACCCAGTGTCACAGCCTAAACAATCACCTTCGCCGCACACACAAACTCGATCCGAAGTTGCCGGTGACCGCCAATGAAAAGATAGCTGAAGCAACTGAAGCAACTGAAGACTCCGAATCCCCCCTTGACTGTACCACGAAAGACGTGAGATCGCTTTCGGAAGTCATCACGTCGCTCAGTGTGGGAAATAGCGCAGAATAGAGGAGAGTGTCTTTGTCAGTGAAAGTGGCAACGGTTTACCAAAAAAAAGTatcatgttttgtttttcttagTATTTTTGCATATTCTTACTTCTTTTGCATCGAACGGTCGATAAAATATTGAATCACAGGGGCCTACAATGAATAAAAAGTAGAAGAGTCTTTAACTAGGTCACGAACGGAAGCTCCACGTAAGACTGGTGTTCAGGAcaattgtttttgaagttagATCTTTTCGTTTTTAAATGACAAACTGAATTTAATTTTCGTCCGCTATGAAAGCCGGACGAGGTGGCGTTATGAGCAACTTACAATTCGTCCGCCATGCGGTATACAAAACAAGGTAAACTACTTCAAATAGAACACAACTGGCTTGAATTTAAATATACGATGTCATCACCATCCGGCTGCATTCTCTCGATTTTTTGTTACATGTCTCATTTTCGTTCTCGTAGTGTTCGATAGAACGAATTTAcacaattgaatcgtttgtttgagaaaccccataaacgcCATTTTTGTCAAAATTGACTTTGGCAGTTTGTGAGTCCTCAAGGGTACCTACATCGACTATAACAATTTCAGAAGAAGTTAGTTCTACGACCCCTTCTTAAATCGGGGTTAAAAatattcgtttgtttgagaaaccccataagtctATGTTTCTAATTATCACCACGGGTAACGATGCGATAGatatacaatttcattcattgtttacATCCGATCCGTGAgaagtacacccaggtttttttacacggtttattttgcgcggttttttacgaggtttttttttacgcggattttccaattaactccccctcagctcacatttttctcttatgttcTCTTAGatcatattacggtaattagtacttgtaacggagcttagggCTGTAGAACGGGGCGGGGATTTTGACGGGCAGCTATTCGTGAATGgttttccctgtctacttaacTCTGAACGGTTTTACAGTGGTACTTCtcgtgcatcggcagtagagtatacaaatcacaagggaatcttctagcaacagcagatgacctcattcgtgaggaaaatcgaactatagctaccagtagccaacgaaattgcagaaaaaaaCTTACTTCCGTTCaacgtaaggatagtcccattcGATATCTAtcattgggccctattatagaaatcgagtcgataagaattttgctcgttagctctattttactatgggccctattatagaaatcgaggcgataagaattttgctcgttagacctattttactattatagaaatcgagcaattcgatagcaccgagcgagtgatagctatcgatgcaagtgtcagaacttttcgagttgtttggttcacttattgcatatcttcagagaattattttgttttggtttgcgtccctgatattttcctttaggaaacatttcagaaacgcttgaatgtatgcaattttcaacacatgtttgtttgttttgatcagtatttgttttacggtgctgccagaatagtctatacaaggtaagtgttcaatccaacattattcatattaattatgttataatttacaatgcagaacttacttccagcacatatttcagtggctgagaacgagtggacagacaaatcaccacctGTTTGAAAGGCTCGTTGAACCAATggaagcgaatgtaaacattgctcgaggtatttgtggatgaagttcaaataaaatcccggttaaggaaacgtgggaggaattcagtgaggagcttaatacgctgagaccatcaatgcgtcttggttcagaatgccagaaagtaagtgtttcttctacgatacatacaacttcataagtaaattttatcatattattTGAATTACTACCAaacgaatttcctacctaaaaatgtcttattcctgctagcgtatgttagtacgtgttaattttgtcagcaattttcttttttattgctatactataccaaactaaagctaaagctgaaatgtcttgcaaaacaataatgatttcttttaatttacagatttggattggcATGAGGTGAAAAGTAaataaacactagcacacaacaagcgagaattcagggcccaaggtggtggcccaatacaataaaactattgacgccgctacaacaggaaatcgacgctaaaagagaattacataaaaaaaatgttttccttaaaaaagtggaattcatgtgtgactccttacggaattccatagattgcagttgtgaaaataaatgaaaagattcattttctaataattatatttttgtaaagcaaattgttccatgatatcgttttattacacatccatgcatgcattacgcctattaagcttcattcgttgagggaatatcagttttctcaaaaacaaccatatcaacacttttggaaatacattttcatagcagatgcctcaaaaaaaaatttggcatcctttctatagtgctttgtggAACATTTCgaacttgtttcaaaatatttcatcacaaccgctgacattcgagcttgctaacgaatcgagcagttttcctcgatttctataattccatattttactcggtgtgatagtgatagtgattgtatcgaatcctcgattcgatttctataatagggcccattagatgacatggtttttttacgcggattttcgaattaacgcggttttttttacgcggattctcCAACCAACGCGGTTTTtgtacgcggattttccaattaacgcggtttttttcgaggtacgtatccccgcgttaaaaaaaaacctgggtttACGCGCTACTAAATCTAATCGGAATGTCTTCTGTTTCGGATTGTGACCGGCGGGCAGCAGAATATAAAGCGGAAGTCATGAAAAGAGCAAGAGTCAATGGAACGGTTTACAAAAATAGAAACGGAAAGGATGTTCCAGCTGTCAAAGTAGGAGCGAATTGCACCTGCAGATACAGTCAGTtcgcaaaattaagtatacaccCCGTGTTGGTTtgtaatttttgagtttttcggggttaaaaagtaaataattaaaagcgactcatattcattgtaaaattgatccttttcactctcatgtagtgataagaaaaaaaaataaaatggtcaCATTCCTACTCTATGTTCAAAAAAGTcgttgcaaaattgagtgtacagttcaagtttttcttaaaaagaaaattgaaatcagtgcACAAATactaacagataacaaaaatcaatcccctagtatttggtatgacCCTGCTGGACGTCAACAGCACTGTCTGCAAGCGCCGAGGCGTAATTCCTGGTCACTTTAGACGGAAGTGCCTCTcagatctccgtaatcgtcgtttcgAGAGTTCCGGttcgttccctggatttttattcttcagatggttcttgatttcccaaCAAAGATACTCAACAGTGTTGAAGTCCGGTGATTTCGGAGGTGTTTTAAGTTGATTGGGACTTTATAAAGCAGGTATTCCAGCATGATgaggtcagtttgcttcgggtcatcatcatcatcagaagataggatacgtttgtgtcttctactcgggagattttccatggttccttcgtatttccacttttttatgattttttttgctgtttagTGAATTCTTCCGACTATTCTGCCATTTCCAGCAATGTCTTTCCATGAcaattcatatttattatcattgtacgtgtaacaatatctcATTCTTTGCTCTAACTTGCCATTTTAATAAAAACcttttcaaacatcaataaaaaacaaaaaccaatactGTTCAAGTAgtggttaagtgttgacaccaatcactgacgaaaaaagtatGCCAATTCGCAAGATCTTACTTACAAGGTTAATT
Protein-coding sequences here:
- the LOC129763440 gene encoding zinc finger protein 892-like isoform X2 translates to MALVSNNLEEFHHALAPTYHNEQELKTVVQKLSSYPTSVIQCRQDLVTIHNIPDNGFHNLPNAGPTPIRIKSEIMEDHDPPDSDNMFDPIDVDPIAVLGPSEQKAGMQIKGENGELFFINEMDDEGDNALLVPMTRTNKKGKKDSGGSKKKVSSPSASRKRKKTIADDGLMEEDDNALLVPVTRTNKKRKKDSKGSKKKIRSPSVRHKRKKSDADDGLMEEGDNALLTPITKKKKKKKKDSKDSRRKVRSSSLRHKRKKNVADDDPMEEGENALLTPITKKNKKKKKDSSGSKKKNRSSSVRHKRKKSLTDEDWTKDDDSPLKSPVDKKRKRRKRDLDDSKKKVRSSSVRRKRKKSIADEDLVTEDDNPLQSPLKKSRKSSVRHRRKKDDVNKEDPLKCKKCEQVFTSKPELKLHGKTHVVERFYTCPQCPKGFKNSAKLKQHIRIHTGECPFACPHCPKAFNQKTTLQRHILIHTGERPHICPHCPKTYKDRTLLHYHIRSHTGERPYPCPHCPKKFKNSTTLKSHVRTHTGERPYLCTQCPKTFSNCSALQTHVRTHTDEHPYTCPHCSKNFKVASAMRLHIRVHTDERPYVCELCGKAFTQCHSLNNHLRRTHKLDPKLPVTANEKIAEATEATEDSESPLDCTTKDVRSLSEVITSLSVGNSAE
- the LOC129763440 gene encoding zinc finger protein 892-like isoform X1, which codes for MALVSNNLEEFHHALAPTYHNEQELKTVVQKLSSYPTSVIQCRQDLVTIHNIPDNGFHNLPNAGPTPIRIKSEIMEDHDPPDSDNMFDPIDVDPIAVLGPSEQKAGMQIKGENGELFFINEMDDEGDNALLVPMTRTNKKGKKDSGGSKKKVSSPSASRKRKKTIADDGLMEEDDNALLVPVTRTNKKRKKDSKGSKKKIRSPSVRHKRKKSDADDGLMEEGDNALLTPITKKKKKKKKDSKDSRRKVRSSSLRHKRKKNVADDDPMEEGENALLTPITKKNKKKKKDSSGSKKKNRSSSVRHKRKKSLTDEDWTKDDDSPLKSPVDKKRKRRKRDLDDSKKKVRSSSVRRKRKKSIADEDLVTEDDNPLQSPLKKSRKSSVRHRRKKDDVNKEEDPLKCKKCEQVFTSKPELKLHGKTHVVERFYTCPQCPKGFKNSAKLKQHIRIHTGECPFACPHCPKAFNQKTTLQRHILIHTGERPHICPHCPKTYKDRTLLHYHIRSHTGERPYPCPHCPKKFKNSTTLKSHVRTHTGERPYLCTQCPKTFSNCSALQTHVRTHTDEHPYTCPHCSKNFKVASAMRLHIRVHTDERPYVCELCGKAFTQCHSLNNHLRRTHKLDPKLPVTANEKIAEATEATEDSESPLDCTTKDVRSLSEVITSLSVGNSAE